A stretch of DNA from Synergistaceae bacterium:
GACCCTTTGGCCCCTGTCTCTGTCGACAATCTCATCGGTGAAGCTGATGTGAAAATGTACGAAGAAAAAGCCAAACGCAAAGCTACCCGATAAAAATAATGTGGAGACGCACAACCGTGCGTCTCCACTGTTCTACTTCTACTGTTCTACTGTCTATGCGCCCCGCGCGTCCCTATCGTTTTGTTGATGATCGCAAGTTTTCTCTACTTGCGGACGATTTCTTTGATTTTCATGAGACGACTCAGGGTAGATCTTTCTTGTTCGTCGAGCTTCATACCAATATAACGGATCGTCTCCGCCAAATTCGGAATCATGACGTACTCCAGAGCGTTGACGCGGCGTCTCGTGCGCTCGATTTCCCCCGCCATAAGACGAATGGCTTTTTCCTTCGCCGCGAGTTCTAAAAGGCGAAGGATCAACTCACCGAACTGTTCGAGGGCAACATCCAAAAGCAACGGCACGGAGGCGAAACCGTAATTCACTGGGTTCCCCTCCTGTCGCACATGGTATTCAGGGACGAGAACGCTCATGACGTTCTTCCAGGTCACGGAGAGAGAACACTCCGCGCCAGGGAACATCAAGGCCTGCTCCAAAACCTCTGGTGTGGTCTGGGCGCGGGACAGGACAAAAGAACCGAAACACTCTTTCAGCTCCACCTCCACCTGCTCCCGCAACACCTTGCCCTCACGAGCGCGCTGCAAAAACGCCTTGATCAAGGCGTCCTGTTTGTCCTTCAGGAGCTTGTGGCCACGCTTGGCCACCACCAGCCGCTTCTTCAGTCTGGAAAGCTCCATCCGATTGGGGTTGACGTTGATACGTGCCATTTCGCGGCACCCCCCTTAGCCTTTGTGTCCCTTAGAATCCGATTTCTCCAGTCCGAGCTTCAAAAGCCGGGGTTTCAAATATTTGTCAATATAGGCATCGCGGACGCGTTTCAGTTCCTTCGCCGGGATCATGGTCAGAAGGTTCCATCCCAGTTCGAGGGTTTCTTCCACCGTGCGGTTCTCGTACTCGCCCTGACGGATGTACTTGTCTTCGAAAGCGTCGGAGAAAGCCGCGAAGGCTTTGTCCTCCTCGGTCAGGGCTCCCTCGCCAAGGATGACCGCCAGCTCCTTCGCCTCCTTGCCTCGGGCGTAGGCCGCGAAAAGCTGGTTCATCAGGTCGGCGTGGTCCTCCCGCGTCCTATCCTTGCCAATACCCTTGTCCTTCAGACGCGACAGGGACGGCAAGACATCCACAGGGGGATAGATTCCCTTGCGGTGCAGGGCGCGGCTCAAGATGATCTGCCCCTCCGTGATGTAGCCGGTCAGGTCGGGGATGGGGTGGGTTTTGTCGTCTTCCGGCATGGTCAGAATGGGGATCTGGGTGATGGACCCGCGTTTACCCTTCAGACGCCCCGCTCGTTCGTACATGGTTGCCAGGTCGGTGTAGAGGTAGCCAGGGTAACCCCGTCGCCCTGGGACTTCCTTGCGGGCGGCGGAAATCTCGCGCAGGGCCTCGCAGTAGTTCGTCAGGTCGGTGAAGATGACCACCACGTGCATGTCACACTCGAAGGCCAGGTATTCCGCGGCGGTCAAGG
This window harbors:
- a CDS encoding V-type ATP synthase subunit D, producing the protein MARINVNPNRMELSRLKKRLVVAKRGHKLLKDKQDALIKAFLQRAREGKVLREQVEVELKECFGSFVLSRAQTTPEVLEQALMFPGAECSLSVTWKNVMSVLVPEYHVRQEGNPVNYGFASVPLLLDVALEQFGELILRLLELAAKEKAIRLMAGEIERTRRRVNALEYVMIPNLAETIRYIGMKLDEQERSTLSRLMKIKEIVRK
- a CDS encoding V-type ATP synthase subunit B; amino-acid sequence: MLPKEYRTISGLSGPLMVVENTTDVRFDELVEIELANGEKRRGRVLEIESNRALVQVFEGTSGIDVEGTKARFLGGVLTLPVARDKLGRVFNGRGEPIDGGANLIPDKKLDINGMPMNPYSRDFPSEFIQTGISTIDGLNPMVRGQKLPIFSASGLPHNRMAAQIARQAAVIGEGSGHEDFAVVFAAMGITFEEASFFMEDFRKTGALQRTVLYINLADDPAIERITTPRIALTAAEYLAFECDMHVVVIFTDLTNYCEALREISAARKEVPGRRGYPGYLYTDLATMYERAGRLKGKRGSITQIPILTMPEDDKTHPIPDLTGYITEGQIILSRALHRKGIYPPVDVLPSLSRLKDKGIGKDRTREDHADLMNQLFAAYARGKEAKELAVILGEGALTEEDKAFAAFSDAFEDKYIRQGEYENRTVEETLELGWNLLTMIPAKELKRVRDAYIDKYLKPRLLKLGLEKSDSKGHKG